A segment of the Bacillus licheniformis DSM 13 = ATCC 14580 genome:
TTGCAGCAGCTTAATCAGAAAAAAAGCGGTCTTGGTCAGCTTGCCTTCCTTTAAAAGAATGCCTTTTTCAATCAGGCTGTCCTTTGCTTTTATTGCACAATCCGGCTCGACCAAGGCCAGCTGTTCGCGTTCCGGAAGACCGAATATGTAGGAAACTCCGGCTGCTCCTGCTAAAACATACAGTTCTGCCGCCGACAGCGTATCTGCTTTCACCTGCATGTCATTCTCCTTCCCTGTTATAAGTTTTTGATTTCCTGCACTTCACTGAGCTGCGAAAAACCGTCGATGTGTTTTTCCAGCGCATCTAATGCAGCGGTATGCTCTTTCAAGGCGTCTTTCATATCGGCATTCAATTCAATAATCAGCTCAAGGTAGCTTAAAAATGCGTCGCGGGTTTTCCCGCTCCATTTGCCGCTTTCGACGTACGCTTTCAATTCCTTTGCTTTTTTGAGCGAATCGCCGACATGTTTTTCGATCGCTTTCGCATGGGAATGCGCTTTTATTGTTCCATTGTGTGAAATTTTCACAGTCTCTCCGCTTACTTTCGGATTCGCCGCTTGATAGTTGTAGTATCCATATCCGTCCATGACTCGGCTGTTCCTCCTCTACGCCTTTTTCTCTTCAGCTTCAGCTTTTGCTTTATAATACTCCCACTTGCTTTTCGCCTTCGTCTTGGCGCTTTGGATGTCATCGACCATATCTTTAAAATGCTTGACCAATTCCTTCAGCTTGGCATCCTTTTCATGGCGGGTATCCTCAAATTCGTGTGAAGGGATTTTCAAGTCCGGGAGATTGCTGTGGTAAGCCTTCAAACTTGCATCAATTTCTGCTAATTTCGTCTTGACATCGCTTTCTTTATCAGATAAATAGTCGTATAAATTTTTATACTCATCGCGTTTTCGTTCATTTTCCGTGTAGGATATGTGTAAAAAGTTGCCTACTGAATCCCAAAAACCTTCGCTCAAAGCAGCTTCCCCTTTCGTTTATCCTAGTCAATAAAAACTATTTTCCTCTAGTGGATGATATTGTAATAGGTTTATCTTACAGGATGGTCCCAGACGAATGAATAGGTTAAAAGAATTGTTTTCCGCGGCACAAAAATAAAATTACCAGTCGATAAGGATCTTTTATAAGCAAAAAGACCCAGTCTGATTTTCCTTGTTTTCCGGCCGATCATTTCCTGAGAAATATTTTCTTTTGAAGAACATTCCATTATAATGAACTTGGTTGGATTTTACATCGCGAAAGGAGAAGCGCCATGCGTGAACATAAAGGATGTATCAAGTGCGGAAGCACAGATGCGGGGCAAAAAGAAATCGCGACGACCGGCACCGGCCTGTCAAAATTGTTCGATGTGCAGCATAACCGTTTTCTCGTCGTTTATTGCAAAAACTGCGGGTATTCAGAGCTGTACAATAAACAATCTTCAACCGCCGGAAACATTCTCGACCTGTTCTTTGGAGGATGACGGCTCGAAAGGAGAAACGGTTATGGGGGAAAAATACGGTTCATTGATTGCCATATTTATTTTGGCATTATGTGTGCACTCCAACATTGTCGTAGAACATGCGCTCTTACAGACA
Coding sequences within it:
- a CDS encoding WXG100 family type VII secretion target; amino-acid sequence: MDGYGYYNYQAANPKVSGETVKISHNGTIKAHSHAKAIEKHVGDSLKKAKELKAYVESGKWSGKTRDAFLSYLELIIELNADMKDALKEHTAALDALEKHIDGFSQLSEVQEIKNL
- a CDS encoding zinc ribbon domain-containing protein, coding for MREHKGCIKCGSTDAGQKEIATTGTGLSKLFDVQHNRFLVVYCKNCGYSELYNKQSSTAGNILDLFFGG